A region from the Halomonas piscis genome encodes:
- the hsdR gene encoding EcoAI/FtnUII family type I restriction enzme subunit R, translated as MTRQAFSERDICTKFITPAIKQAGWNIHTQVREEYPVSDGRITVRGRMHHRAHPRRADYVLSFQKNQPIAVIEAKDASHSLGHGMQQAQAYAEKLDVPFAISSNGSGFLFSDPHRLVFDQAETNLALDQLPGPDTLWHGYRRWKGLSEETRPVVEQPFYDDGSGRTPRYYQMVAVNRTVEAIAKGQDRLLLVMATGTGKTYTAFQLIWRLWKAGRKQRILFLADRNVLVDQTKSGDFKPFGAAMTKISKRQIEKSHEIYLSLYQAVTGSEEEKNIYKQFSPDFFDLVVIDECHRGSAAEDSAWRAILDYFSGATHIGLTATPKETTEVSNIHYFGEPIYTYSLKQGIDDGYLAPYKVIRVDLDRDLQGWRPSDGQTDIHGEVIEDRIYNQRDFDRHLILTQRTKLVARTVTDYLTQTDPMQKTIVFCENIDHAERMRQALVNLNPQHVAKNRKYVMRITGDELEGKAELDHFIDPEEPYPVIAVTSKLMTTGVDAKTCKLIVLDQRIQSMTEFKQIIGRGTRIDADHNKFWFTILDFRKATELFADPAFDGEPEKVYVPGEGDPLLPDDDDETEDSVDGNAPADEDGASPDDESPSDPALPPEGGWEDDEDGGIGEPPKRYVVDDVTVAVIGRRVQYLGPDGKLITEELTDYTRKTVRAHYATLKDFLRRWEASDRKQAVLDELAEQGVFWEDLTSEVEKTLGDTPDPFDAIVHIVYGQPALTRRQRAAKARQSDYFTRYEGQARAVLDALLDKYADNGVATIEDTKVLKLAPLDRLGTPVELAKAFGGKAGYREAVRALEETLYADAATAG; from the coding sequence ATGACAAGGCAAGCTTTCAGCGAACGGGACATCTGCACCAAGTTCATCACCCCCGCCATCAAGCAGGCGGGCTGGAACATCCACACCCAGGTACGTGAAGAGTACCCGGTTAGCGATGGCCGCATCACGGTACGCGGCCGCATGCACCACCGGGCTCACCCGCGTCGGGCGGATTACGTGCTGTCTTTCCAGAAGAACCAGCCCATCGCCGTCATCGAGGCCAAGGACGCCAGCCACAGCCTGGGCCATGGCATGCAGCAGGCCCAGGCCTACGCGGAGAAGCTCGATGTCCCCTTCGCCATTAGCTCCAACGGCAGCGGCTTCCTGTTCAGCGACCCCCACCGCCTTGTCTTCGATCAGGCCGAGACCAACCTGGCGCTCGATCAGCTCCCCGGGCCCGATACGCTCTGGCACGGCTACCGCCGCTGGAAAGGCCTGAGTGAAGAGACACGCCCGGTCGTCGAGCAGCCTTTCTACGATGACGGCAGCGGCCGCACGCCCCGCTACTACCAGATGGTCGCGGTCAATCGCACGGTCGAAGCCATCGCCAAAGGGCAGGATCGCCTGCTGCTGGTAATGGCCACCGGCACCGGCAAGACCTATACCGCTTTCCAGCTGATCTGGAGACTGTGGAAGGCCGGCCGCAAGCAGCGCATCCTGTTTCTGGCCGACCGTAACGTACTCGTCGACCAGACCAAGAGTGGCGACTTCAAGCCCTTCGGCGCGGCCATGACCAAGATATCCAAGCGCCAGATCGAGAAGTCGCACGAGATCTACCTCTCGCTGTATCAGGCAGTCACCGGCAGCGAGGAAGAAAAGAACATCTACAAGCAGTTCAGTCCGGACTTCTTCGACCTGGTCGTCATCGACGAATGCCACCGTGGCAGCGCCGCAGAAGACTCTGCCTGGCGCGCCATCCTGGACTACTTCAGCGGGGCCACCCATATCGGGCTGACCGCGACGCCCAAGGAGACCACCGAGGTTTCCAACATCCACTACTTCGGCGAGCCCATCTACACCTACTCGCTCAAGCAGGGCATCGACGACGGCTATCTGGCGCCCTACAAGGTGATTCGGGTCGACCTGGACCGTGACCTGCAAGGATGGCGCCCCAGCGACGGCCAGACCGACATCCACGGCGAGGTGATCGAGGATCGTATCTACAACCAGCGCGACTTTGACCGTCACCTGATCCTGACGCAACGCACCAAGCTGGTCGCTCGAACCGTCACCGATTATCTGACCCAGACCGACCCGATGCAGAAGACCATCGTCTTCTGCGAGAATATCGATCATGCGGAGCGGATGCGCCAGGCGCTGGTCAATCTCAACCCTCAGCACGTGGCCAAGAACCGCAAGTACGTGATGCGCATCACCGGCGACGAGCTCGAGGGAAAGGCCGAGCTCGACCACTTCATCGACCCCGAAGAGCCCTACCCCGTCATCGCCGTCACCAGCAAGCTGATGACCACCGGCGTCGACGCCAAGACCTGCAAGCTGATCGTGCTCGACCAGCGCATCCAGTCGATGACCGAGTTCAAGCAGATCATCGGACGCGGCACGCGGATTGACGCCGACCACAACAAGTTCTGGTTCACCATCCTCGATTTCCGCAAGGCCACGGAGCTTTTCGCCGACCCCGCCTTCGACGGCGAACCAGAAAAGGTCTACGTACCCGGCGAAGGCGACCCGCTACTACCGGACGACGACGATGAAACCGAGGACAGCGTCGATGGAAACGCGCCCGCTGACGAAGACGGCGCATCCCCCGACGACGAGTCACCGAGCGATCCCGCCTTGCCCCCCGAAGGGGGCTGGGAGGATGACGAAGACGGCGGCATCGGCGAGCCGCCCAAGCGATACGTCGTCGATGACGTCACCGTGGCGGTCATCGGCCGGCGCGTGCAGTACCTGGGGCCGGACGGCAAGCTGATCACCGAAGAGCTGACCGACTACACTCGCAAGACGGTACGCGCCCACTACGCCACCCTGAAGGACTTCCTGCGCCGTTGGGAGGCCAGCGACCGCAAGCAGGCCGTGCTGGATGAGCTGGCTGAACAAGGCGTGTTCTGGGAAGACCTCACCAGCGAGGTCGAAAAGACACTCGGCGATACACCGGACCCCTTCGATGCCATCGTGCACATCGTCTACGGCCAGCCTGCACTCACCCGTCGCCAGCGCGCGGCCAAGGCCCGACAGTCGGACTATTTCACTCGCTACGAGGGCCAGGCCCGCGCCGTGCTGGACGCCCTGCTCGACAAGTACGCCGACAACGGCGTGGCCACCATCGAGGACACCAAGGTATTGAAGCTGGCACCACTGGACCGGCTCGGTACCCCCGTGGAGCTCGCCAAGGCCTTCGGCGGCAAAGCCGGCTATCGCGAGGCCGTGAGAGCCCTCGAGGAAACCCTCTACGCCGACGCCGCTACAGCCGGCTGA
- a CDS encoding type IV toxin-antitoxin system AbiEi family antitoxin domain-containing protein has protein sequence MKINQLLHKIPYGAVVTTAWLASHGVTSDQARKLAGSGWLQRVGYGAYCQTGEPLTWESAVFALQASDDTGLPPLWPGGQTALALHGFSHYLHMGERTTHLYRKEAVRLPRWLSDAEWAGRMMLHSEKGLPVQLPGSFTDYAPDGRAFSLQVSTPERAALEWIAATPNELLFSSELVDTFGGLNTLRPRRLQALLEGCRSVRTKRAFLVLARHAGHAWYARLEPRRLNLGKGKRQFCQGGRLDREYHVTVPEAFLHAD, from the coding sequence GTGAAAATAAACCAGCTGCTGCACAAGATCCCGTATGGCGCCGTCGTGACGACCGCCTGGCTCGCGTCACACGGCGTCACCTCGGATCAGGCGCGTAAGCTGGCCGGCAGTGGCTGGCTGCAGCGCGTGGGGTATGGCGCCTACTGCCAAACGGGGGAGCCTCTTACCTGGGAGAGCGCTGTTTTCGCCTTGCAGGCGAGCGACGACACGGGCTTACCACCGCTTTGGCCGGGTGGCCAGACTGCCCTCGCACTGCATGGCTTTTCCCACTATCTGCACATGGGGGAGCGCACGACGCACCTGTATCGCAAGGAAGCCGTTCGGCTGCCCCGTTGGTTGAGTGATGCCGAGTGGGCAGGGCGGATGATGCTTCACTCCGAAAAGGGCCTGCCGGTGCAGCTTCCCGGCAGCTTCACGGACTACGCGCCGGATGGCAGGGCCTTCAGCTTGCAGGTATCGACCCCCGAACGAGCGGCCCTGGAGTGGATCGCCGCGACGCCGAATGAGCTGCTGTTCAGCAGTGAGCTGGTGGATACCTTCGGCGGGCTCAATACGCTGCGTCCGCGCCGGCTGCAGGCATTGCTGGAGGGATGCCGTTCGGTGAGAACCAAGCGGGCCTTCCTGGTGCTGGCTCGCCACGCCGGGCATGCCTGGTACGCTCGCCTGGAACCACGCCGACTGAATCTCGGCAAAGGCAAGCGGCAGTTCTGCCAAGGCGGCAGGCTGGATAGGGAATATCACGTGACGGTGCCGGAGGCGTTCCTGCATGCCGATTGA
- a CDS encoding Abi family protein, with protein MTYDRPWKSFQEQLALLMERGMQVGDESAALEYLERVGYYRLSAYWYPFRVFETVGHDQHDRPITHATDSFVPETQFVDAVRLYLFDKELRLRLTDALERIEISLRVDIAYRLGERDAFAHLHRGTFHKSFARKPVGKKRIEAFVSWQGHAKRLEDRSKEDFVKHYRQKHGPRLPIWVAIETWDFGTLSHLFAMMKVPDQSHIAHKYGVQDWEVFQTWLRSLNYLRNVCAHHSRLWNRNVIDQPMLPKQGEVPWCDGFRDAKRLARPFLLLSIVRHMTLVVCPNTEWHRRLQAHLERFPVPHSRRRLSLEDMGAPPGWERWWTE; from the coding sequence ATGACCTACGATCGCCCTTGGAAGTCGTTTCAAGAGCAGTTAGCCCTACTCATGGAGCGCGGAATGCAGGTCGGCGATGAAAGCGCCGCTTTGGAATACCTGGAACGCGTCGGCTACTACCGTCTAAGCGCTTACTGGTACCCCTTCAGGGTCTTCGAGACGGTAGGTCATGACCAACATGACCGGCCAATCACCCACGCAACGGATAGCTTCGTTCCTGAAACCCAGTTCGTCGACGCGGTGCGGCTATATCTCTTCGACAAGGAGCTTCGACTTCGCCTGACCGATGCCCTGGAGCGCATCGAGATCTCGCTGCGCGTGGATATCGCCTATCGGCTGGGGGAGCGGGACGCCTTCGCGCATCTTCACCGAGGCACTTTCCACAAGTCTTTTGCTCGAAAGCCTGTCGGAAAGAAGCGTATAGAAGCTTTTGTAAGCTGGCAGGGGCATGCCAAACGGCTAGAAGATCGCTCTAAAGAAGACTTCGTCAAGCACTATCGGCAGAAGCACGGGCCGCGACTGCCGATCTGGGTCGCTATCGAGACTTGGGACTTCGGCACCCTCTCACATCTGTTTGCCATGATGAAGGTGCCGGACCAGAGCCACATAGCGCATAAATACGGCGTGCAAGACTGGGAGGTCTTTCAGACCTGGCTTAGGTCGCTGAACTACCTGCGTAACGTCTGCGCTCATCACAGCCGACTCTGGAATCGCAACGTCATCGACCAGCCCATGCTGCCCAAGCAGGGTGAGGTACCGTGGTGCGATGGGTTCAGAGACGCAAAGCGCCTCGCCCGCCCCTTCCTGCTATTGAGTATCGTGCGGCACATGACCCTGGTGGTCTGCCCCAATACCGAGTGGCATCGACGCCTACAGGCACATCTGGAACGTTTCCCGGTGCCGCATTCCAGGCGGAGGCTATCGCTGGAGGACATGGGGGCTCCACCGGGCTGGGAGCGCTGGTGGACCGAGTGA
- a CDS encoding nucleotidyl transferase AbiEii/AbiGii toxin family protein, whose product MPIEARYHEQVSLLVSLLPFLNEEPCFALKGGTAINFFVQPLPRLSVDIDLAYLPLEPRDEALRRCREALQRLAETFSARLPGVQAELQDNRRDELRILVRPGA is encoded by the coding sequence ATGCCGATTGAAGCTCGCTACCACGAACAGGTCAGTCTGTTGGTCTCGCTGCTGCCATTTCTCAATGAAGAGCCGTGCTTCGCCCTCAAGGGAGGCACAGCCATCAACTTTTTCGTGCAGCCATTACCTCGCCTATCGGTCGACATCGACCTGGCCTACTTGCCGCTGGAGCCCCGTGACGAGGCATTGCGACGCTGTCGCGAGGCGCTGCAGCGACTGGCAGAGACTTTCAGCGCCCGACTGCCAGGTGTGCAGGCCGAGCTTCAGGATAATCGCCGGGACGAGCTGAGGATCCTGGTGCGCCCTGGGGCGTAG
- a CDS encoding type I restriction-modification system subunit M: MSISTTIKSIQDIMRKDVGVDGDAQRIGQLVWMLFLKIYDDREKEWELDYDDYVSPIPEHLRWSSWAADPEGLTGEGLKSFIDNTLFPGLQQLDAGGDARAAVIRSVFEDAYNYMKSGHLLRQVINRIQEGIDFNASQQRHAFGDMYEQLLKDLQSAGNAGEFYTPRAVTEFMVNRVDPKLAESVMDPACGTGGFLTCAIEHKRNHYVRTPADEQTLQLSIYGWEKKPLPHLLATTNMILHGIEVPSQIRHDNTLNRPYRDWGPKERVDVIVANPPFGGTEEDGIENNFPAEFRTRETADLFMALFIRLLKNNGRAAVVLPDGFLFGEGMKTRLKEKLLSECNLHTIVRLPNGVFNPYTGIKTNLLFFTKGQPTEQVWYYEHPYPEGYKNYSKTKPMRAEEFATEIDWWGDEADGFASRKETEQAWKVCIDEIKARNYNLDIKNPWQEEQVSHDPDELLAQYARQQAETQELRDQLKTVLGDALSHEPQDQTKPQQAEEPA, from the coding sequence ATGAGCATCAGCACCACCATCAAGAGCATTCAGGACATCATGCGCAAGGACGTCGGCGTCGACGGCGACGCCCAGCGCATAGGCCAGCTGGTCTGGATGCTTTTTCTGAAGATCTACGATGACCGCGAGAAGGAGTGGGAGCTGGACTACGACGACTACGTCAGCCCCATCCCCGAACATCTGCGCTGGAGCAGCTGGGCCGCCGATCCAGAGGGGCTGACGGGCGAGGGCCTGAAGAGCTTCATCGACAACACCCTCTTTCCCGGGCTGCAACAGCTGGATGCCGGCGGCGACGCCCGCGCCGCCGTCATCCGCAGCGTGTTCGAGGATGCCTACAACTACATGAAGTCCGGCCATCTGCTGCGCCAGGTGATCAACCGCATTCAAGAAGGCATCGACTTCAACGCCTCTCAGCAGCGTCACGCTTTCGGCGACATGTACGAGCAGCTCCTCAAGGACCTGCAAAGCGCCGGTAATGCCGGTGAGTTCTACACGCCGCGCGCCGTGACCGAGTTCATGGTCAACCGCGTCGATCCCAAGCTTGCCGAGAGCGTGATGGACCCGGCCTGCGGCACCGGCGGCTTCCTCACCTGTGCAATCGAGCACAAGCGCAACCACTATGTGCGGACGCCCGCCGACGAGCAGACGCTGCAACTCAGCATCTACGGCTGGGAGAAGAAACCGCTGCCGCACCTGCTGGCCACCACCAACATGATCCTGCACGGCATCGAGGTCCCCAGCCAGATTCGTCACGACAACACCCTGAACCGTCCCTACCGGGACTGGGGCCCGAAGGAGCGGGTCGATGTGATCGTTGCCAACCCACCGTTCGGCGGCACCGAGGAAGACGGTATCGAGAACAACTTCCCGGCGGAATTCCGCACCCGTGAGACTGCCGACCTGTTCATGGCGCTGTTCATTCGCCTGCTGAAAAATAACGGCCGCGCCGCCGTTGTGCTGCCGGACGGCTTCCTGTTCGGCGAGGGCATGAAGACGCGCCTCAAGGAAAAGCTGCTCAGCGAGTGCAACCTGCACACCATCGTTCGCTTGCCCAACGGCGTGTTCAACCCCTACACCGGCATCAAGACCAACCTGCTGTTCTTCACCAAGGGGCAGCCCACCGAACAGGTGTGGTACTACGAGCACCCCTACCCCGAGGGCTACAAGAACTACAGCAAGACCAAGCCCATGCGCGCCGAGGAGTTCGCCACCGAGATCGACTGGTGGGGCGATGAGGCCGACGGCTTCGCCAGCCGCAAGGAAACCGAGCAGGCCTGGAAGGTCTGCATCGATGAGATCAAGGCACGCAACTACAACCTGGACATCAAGAATCCCTGGCAGGAAGAGCAGGTCAGCCACGACCCGGACGAGCTGCTCGCGCAATACGCTCGCCAGCAGGCCGAGACCCAGGAGCTGCGTGATCAGCTGAAGACCGTGCTCGGCGATGCGCTCAGTCATGAGCCGCAAGACCAGACCAAACCGCAGCAAGCGGAGGAGCCGGCATGA
- a CDS encoding type IV secretion system protein yields the protein MNLFEGMFSVVDQALDQYIVKTATDLIAYITPIFTSMLIVWIAIWGYLMMFGKVSEPLQEGVFRILRIGFIMTLGLTVGTYMGVVVDVLAHGPEKVAAVITGSNGGAAAILDSLFSRVLAVADQAWDKAGVMSGDFGMYLVAILIMVFGGGVAIVVAFLLLASKVATTVLLAIGPLFIIGLLFNSTQRFFESWLGMVINFGMLLVLGSAIGRMVIDVSEAFMNIVESSAGSMASMTTSAYLIAFFALGILVLKQVPGIASALGGGVALATQGALGSAMSAMRPSAIRRQYRGVQRDARLAGSAATSPYRGAKSAYRAYQKRFGAGNTMTGG from the coding sequence ATGAACCTGTTTGAAGGCATGTTCTCCGTGGTTGATCAGGCACTGGACCAGTACATCGTCAAAACGGCTACTGACCTCATCGCTTACATCACGCCAATTTTTACCAGCATGTTGATCGTCTGGATTGCCATCTGGGGCTATTTGATGATGTTTGGCAAAGTCAGTGAGCCCTTGCAGGAGGGTGTTTTTCGCATCCTTCGCATCGGCTTCATCATGACATTGGGACTGACGGTCGGTACCTATATGGGCGTCGTGGTGGACGTGCTGGCTCACGGCCCGGAAAAGGTAGCAGCAGTCATCACGGGGTCCAATGGAGGTGCCGCGGCCATTTTGGACAGCCTGTTCTCCCGCGTTCTCGCCGTAGCTGATCAGGCCTGGGATAAAGCGGGAGTCATGAGTGGTGATTTCGGCATGTATTTAGTGGCAATTCTGATCATGGTGTTTGGTGGTGGTGTTGCCATCGTAGTGGCGTTCCTCTTACTGGCCAGCAAGGTCGCTACCACAGTGCTGCTGGCAATTGGTCCGCTCTTCATCATCGGCCTGCTGTTTAACAGCACCCAACGCTTTTTCGAGAGCTGGCTGGGCATGGTGATCAATTTCGGCATGCTGCTGGTTTTGGGTTCCGCCATTGGGCGCATGGTCATCGATGTCAGCGAAGCGTTCATGAACATCGTGGAATCCTCGGCAGGCAGCATGGCCAGTATGACCACAAGCGCCTATCTGATTGCTTTTTTTGCTCTTGGCATCCTCGTGCTTAAGCAGGTGCCGGGCATTGCTTCTGCATTGGGCGGTGGTGTGGCATTGGCAACTCAGGGCGCTCTGGGCTCTGCTATGTCCGCGATGCGTCCCTCAGCCATCCGCCGTCAGTATCGCGGCGTTCAACGTGATGCACGCTTAGCAGGCAGTGCGGCAACCTCTCCTTACCGTGGCGCCAAGTCTGCCTATCGTGCCTACCAGAAGCGTTTCGGTGCTGGCAACACGATGACAGGAGGCTAA
- a CDS encoding restriction endonuclease subunit S has translation MFIREHLSGHGRLAVCWCGNLYSASLPLSCQYPCHETSTGPRKLPEISEEEKPFELPETWSWIRLGNISQINPRNDAEDDLQASFIPMPLISTSYNGEHDQEPRPWREMKKGYTHFADGDIAIAKITPCFENSKAAIFSSLKNGIGAGTTELHVARPFGNTLNPRYVLLCLKSPRFLSNGERKMTGSAGQKRVPKDFFAGDPLPFAPLPEQHRIVKKVDELMTLCDRLEQQVGNQLEAHEVLVDTLLDALTRSSDATELAENWARVAEHFDTLFTTEASIEKLKQTILQLAVMGRLMEQNSDDESASSLLARLSKERQAWLEENKDKNPECATMLRKLKKLSSPNPPFDLPSGWAAAHLIQLCKILVDCHNKTAPYTPSGIPIIRTSNIREREFRLNDVKYVSKETYEYWSRRCPPEPKDIIFTREAPMGEAAIIPEGERWCLGQRTMLIRPMLNHINEEYLLLALTEPNLLNRATEKAIGSTVKHLRVGDVEALAIPVPPLNEQNRIVEKVNELMALCDQLKTRLSECGKTRSQLAETVVEQAVS, from the coding sequence GTGTTCATCCGTGAGCATTTGTCGGGGCATGGCAGGCTTGCAGTTTGTTGGTGTGGGAACCTTTATTCTGCGAGCTTGCCCCTATCCTGCCAATACCCCTGCCATGAAACGTCAACAGGCCCTAGAAAACTGCCGGAGATTTCGGAGGAAGAGAAGCCATTTGAATTACCAGAGACTTGGTCCTGGATACGGCTTGGCAATATAAGTCAAATCAATCCAAGAAACGATGCTGAAGATGACTTACAAGCATCTTTCATCCCCATGCCGCTGATATCGACTTCATATAATGGCGAACATGACCAAGAGCCACGCCCATGGAGGGAGATGAAAAAAGGCTACACACACTTTGCTGATGGTGACATTGCCATTGCAAAAATAACTCCTTGTTTCGAAAACAGCAAGGCAGCAATCTTTAGCAGCTTAAAAAATGGTATTGGTGCTGGCACCACTGAACTTCATGTTGCTCGTCCCTTTGGAAATACACTGAACCCTCGCTATGTGCTTCTCTGTCTAAAATCTCCTCGCTTTCTGAGCAACGGAGAACGAAAAATGACTGGCTCCGCAGGACAGAAACGTGTCCCTAAAGACTTCTTTGCGGGAGATCCACTTCCTTTCGCACCTTTGCCAGAACAACACCGCATCGTCAAAAAGGTCGACGAGCTGATGACCCTCTGCGACCGCTTAGAGCAGCAGGTCGGCAACCAGTTGGAAGCCCATGAGGTGCTGGTCGACACCTTGCTCGATGCCCTGACTCGCTCGTCGGACGCCACCGAGCTGGCTGAGAACTGGGCCCGCGTTGCCGAACATTTCGATACCCTCTTCACCACCGAAGCCAGTATCGAAAAGCTTAAGCAGACCATTCTTCAGCTGGCGGTGATGGGGCGGCTGATGGAACAAAATTCGGATGATGAATCTGCAAGTAGCTTGCTGGCTCGATTGAGTAAGGAGCGGCAAGCGTGGTTAGAAGAAAATAAAGACAAAAACCCTGAGTGCGCAACGATGCTTCGCAAGCTCAAGAAGCTTAGCTCGCCGAATCCGCCTTTCGACCTCCCTTCAGGCTGGGCAGCTGCTCATTTAATCCAACTATGCAAGATACTTGTTGACTGTCATAACAAGACCGCACCTTATACTCCGTCCGGCATTCCTATCATTCGAACCTCAAATATAAGGGAAAGAGAATTTCGACTAAATGACGTAAAGTACGTTAGCAAGGAGACCTATGAATACTGGTCACGGCGCTGCCCTCCCGAACCAAAAGACATAATCTTTACTCGCGAAGCACCGATGGGTGAAGCCGCAATTATTCCAGAAGGCGAAAGGTGGTGCCTGGGGCAGAGAACCATGCTGATTCGCCCCATGCTTAATCACATCAATGAAGAGTATTTACTACTCGCATTAACTGAACCCAACCTTCTGAATCGTGCTACTGAAAAGGCAATTGGTTCAACAGTAAAGCACCTAAGGGTAGGTGACGTAGAAGCACTCGCTATTCCTGTTCCACCATTGAATGAACAAAACCGTATCGTCGAAAAGGTCAATGAGCTGATGGCCCTCTGCGACCAGCTAAAAACGCGCCTGAGCGAGTGCGGCAAGACCCGGTCCCAGCTCGCCGAGACGGTAGTGGAACAGGCGGTGAGCTGA
- a CDS encoding IS5 family transposase encodes MPRQMLTDEHWSKLKPILLQQGIYDKADLRTTIEGILYRMRTGCPWRDLPETFGPWNTVYKRFNAWSASGKLMRLFSSLVEEPDVEWLFIDGSYVKAHQDSTGAATEDAEAIGKSRAGNTSKIHLTVDAYGLPITFRITGGEVHDSTEARALIDDLPAGDALVADKGYDSERIREQIEAKGMAAVIPRKRNSKKGNANLDRGLYRYRHLVENAFARLKPYRAIATRYDKLKRNYESMVALACGFLWLPM; translated from the coding sequence ATGCCCCGACAAATGCTCACGGATGAACACTGGTCGAAGCTGAAACCTATCCTGCTTCAACAAGGTATTTATGACAAGGCCGACTTGCGTACCACGATAGAAGGCATCCTTTATCGGATGCGCACCGGCTGCCCGTGGCGGGACCTACCGGAGACGTTTGGCCCCTGGAACACGGTCTACAAGCGTTTTAACGCCTGGTCAGCGAGTGGAAAGCTGATGAGGCTTTTCAGCTCTCTGGTGGAGGAGCCTGATGTTGAGTGGCTGTTCATTGATGGCTCCTACGTCAAGGCCCACCAGGACAGCACCGGAGCTGCCACGGAAGACGCAGAAGCCATTGGCAAAAGTCGTGCAGGCAATACCAGCAAGATCCACTTGACCGTAGATGCCTATGGGCTACCGATAACCTTCAGAATAACCGGGGGTGAGGTGCACGACAGCACGGAAGCCCGGGCATTGATTGACGATTTGCCAGCGGGTGATGCATTGGTGGCTGACAAGGGCTATGACAGCGAGCGTATCCGTGAACAGATCGAAGCCAAGGGCATGGCTGCCGTCATTCCACGCAAACGCAACTCAAAGAAAGGAAATGCCAATCTGGACAGAGGCTTATATCGCTATCGGCATCTGGTTGAGAATGCCTTTGCTCGATTGAAGCCGTATCGCGCCATCGCAACGCGTTACGACAAGCTCAAGCGAAACTACGAAAGCATGGTGGCCTTGGCCTGCGGCTTTTTATGGCTGCCCATGTGA
- a CDS encoding EexN family lipoprotein: MSTRKISCARNIAVVVLVSVAQSGCFDDTPDTGPVQTVDWYKVHDDERKVTLETCGNNPGELQEAPNCINALQAERALSSGEPFELDLSSLKSEEDS; encoded by the coding sequence ATGAGTACCAGAAAAATTTCGTGCGCACGAAATATTGCCGTTGTGGTTCTGGTCAGCGTTGCGCAGTCCGGGTGCTTTGATGACACCCCGGATACTGGCCCGGTGCAGACCGTAGACTGGTACAAAGTGCATGACGACGAGCGCAAGGTGACACTGGAGACGTGTGGCAACAACCCTGGCGAACTCCAGGAGGCGCCGAATTGCATTAATGCACTCCAAGCGGAGCGGGCACTGTCTAGCGGTGAGCCCTTCGAGCTCGATCTGTCTAGCCTAAAAAGCGAGGAAGACTCATGA